A part of Spiribacter vilamensis genomic DNA contains:
- the rpsR gene encoding 30S ribosomal protein S18 produces MARFFRRRKYCRFTAEGVKEIDYKDLNTLRQYVTETGKIVPSRITGTRAKYQRQLSTAVKRARYLALMPYTDSH; encoded by the coding sequence ATGGCCCGTTTCTTTCGCCGCCGCAAGTATTGCCGCTTCACCGCCGAGGGCGTGAAGGAGATCGATTACAAGGACCTGAATACGCTTCGCCAGTATGTCACGGAGACCGGCAAGATCGTCCCCAGCCGGATCACCGGTACCCGGGCGAAATACCAGCGTCAGCTGTCGACGGCGGTCAAGCGCGCCCGCTACCTTGCGCTGATGCCGTACACCGACAGCCACTGA
- the rpsF gene encoding 30S ribosomal protein S6: MRHYEIVFLVHPDQSDQVPAMIERYRGLIEGNGGSIHRLEDWGRRQLAYPINKLIKAHYVLMNVECEPSDIEELESMFRFNDAVIRNMVLARKEAVTDPSPLAKGQEEDRDRPARRERSEPESEQGTNAEEAGSDAET, from the coding sequence ATGCGGCACTATGAAATCGTCTTTCTGGTCCACCCCGACCAGAGTGACCAGGTACCTGCCATGATCGAGCGTTATCGCGGTCTGATCGAGGGCAACGGGGGCAGTATCCACCGGCTCGAGGACTGGGGGCGCCGGCAGCTCGCCTATCCGATCAACAAGCTCATCAAGGCCCACTACGTCCTCATGAACGTCGAGTGCGAGCCGAGCGATATCGAAGAGCTCGAGTCGATGTTCCGCTTCAACGACGCCGTTATCCGCAATATGGTGCTGGCGCGCAAAGAGGCGGTGACCGACCCGTCGCCCCTCGCCAAGGGACAGGAAGAAGACCGGGATCGGCCTGCCCGCCGCGAGCGGAGCGAGCCCGAATCGGAGCAGGGCACTAACGCCGAAGAGGCGGGTAGCGACGCCGAGACGTGA
- the rplI gene encoding 50S ribosomal protein L9 codes for MEVILMEKVANLGGLGDTVRVRAGYGRNYLIPQGKARPATAENVAYLEAQRAELERKAAEELAAAERRAEKINAQPVSIAANVGDEGKLFGSIGPQDIADALTAAGVEVGRHEVRMPDGPIRAVGEYSVEVHLHADVNATVNVDVTSGT; via the coding sequence ATGGAAGTCATTCTGATGGAAAAAGTGGCCAACCTCGGTGGCCTGGGCGATACCGTCCGGGTGCGTGCCGGTTATGGCCGTAATTACCTCATCCCTCAGGGTAAGGCGCGGCCGGCGACCGCCGAAAACGTCGCCTATCTCGAGGCACAGCGGGCGGAGCTCGAGCGCAAGGCGGCCGAAGAACTCGCCGCGGCCGAGCGTCGTGCCGAGAAGATCAACGCCCAGCCGGTGTCCATCGCCGCGAATGTCGGCGACGAGGGCAAGCTGTTCGGCTCGATCGGGCCCCAGGACATCGCCGATGCCCTGACCGCCGCCGGTGTCGAGGTGGGTCGCCACGAGGTGCGCATGCCCGATGGCCCGATTCGCGCCGTTGGCGAGTACAGCGTCGAGGTGCACCTCCATGCCGACGTCAATGCGACGGTGAACGTCGACGTCACCAGCGGCACCTGA
- the rlmB gene encoding 23S rRNA (guanosine(2251)-2'-O)-methyltransferase RlmB, whose translation MSRTTLIGGLHPVQAALRYDPTRVLEVWVDARRRDSRHQKLRRQLESIDCPVHECQVRQLDEKLPDFNHQGVVLAWQGRAPLGDDDLADHLDGLDHPPFVLVLDQVQDPHNLGACLRSADAAGVDAVITPRDRASGLTPVVHRVAAGAAEAIPLFQVTNLARCLRQLRERGIWLFGLAEAGAAGLHDADLTGAVGVVMGAEGAGLRRLTREGCDALLAIPMAGRVESLNVSVATGVVLFEAVRQRSALT comes from the coding sequence ATGAGCCGGACGACGCTGATCGGCGGCCTGCACCCGGTGCAGGCCGCGCTGCGTTACGACCCGACACGCGTGCTCGAGGTCTGGGTGGATGCGCGACGGCGCGACAGCCGTCATCAAAAGCTGCGCCGACAGCTGGAATCCATCGACTGCCCGGTGCACGAATGCCAGGTCAGGCAGCTGGATGAAAAGCTCCCCGACTTCAACCACCAGGGCGTCGTGCTGGCGTGGCAGGGGCGGGCGCCGCTCGGTGATGACGATCTCGCAGACCATCTGGACGGGCTCGATCATCCACCCTTCGTCCTGGTGCTCGACCAGGTGCAGGATCCGCATAACCTCGGTGCCTGTCTTCGCAGTGCCGATGCGGCCGGTGTCGACGCGGTGATTACGCCGCGGGACCGCGCCTCCGGTCTGACACCGGTGGTCCATCGCGTCGCCGCCGGGGCGGCCGAGGCCATTCCGCTGTTCCAGGTCACGAATCTCGCCCGCTGCCTGCGCCAGTTGCGGGAGCGGGGGATCTGGCTGTTCGGGCTGGCGGAGGCGGGCGCTGCCGGCCTCCACGACGCGGACCTCACCGGTGCCGTCGGCGTGGTCATGGGTGCCGAGGGGGCCGGCCTGCGGCGTCTGACGCGGGAGGGGTGTGACGCATTACTGGCCATTCCGATGGCTGGGCGCGTCGAGAGCCTGAATGTCTCCGTGGCGACGGGTGTTGTCCTGTTCGAGGCGGTACGCCAGCGCAGCGCTTTAACCTGA
- the radA gene encoding DNA repair protein RadA, producing MAKASTKTRYVCTACGGTSPQWAGQCPECGEWNTLEEQLQPTAPAGGRGSIQVSAHYAGDSGIRTLAEVPRDRETRFPVGIGEFDRVLGGGLVAGGVVLLGGDPGIGKSTLLLEVVARVANRYGALYVTGEESLQQVGLRAERLGVGDAGLKLLAETRVETIIELAARERPEVLVVDSIQTIHSDALGSAPGGVAQVRESAAQLVQFAKRTGTVLFLVGHVTKEGQLAGPRVLEHMVDTVLYFESDSGSRYRLLRAVKNRFGAANELGVFAMLDTGLKEVKNPSAIFLSRHEQPVPGSAILVTREGTRPLLLELQALVAESPLSNPRRLAVGLDGNRMGMLLAVLQRHAGISTAGEDVFVNIVGGVRVAETASDLPALLAVISSLRDRPIPQDWVVFGEVGLAGEIRPVPNGADRLAEAARHGFRRALVPAKNRPATGEAPSGLEIMGVERLEEALDLIREAD from the coding sequence ATGGCGAAGGCTAGTACCAAGACCCGTTATGTCTGCACGGCCTGTGGCGGGACTTCGCCGCAGTGGGCCGGCCAGTGCCCGGAATGCGGTGAATGGAACACGCTCGAGGAGCAGTTGCAGCCGACGGCGCCGGCGGGTGGGCGAGGATCGATCCAGGTCAGTGCTCATTACGCCGGCGACAGTGGTATCCGGACGCTCGCCGAGGTGCCCCGCGACCGCGAGACCCGGTTTCCGGTGGGGATCGGCGAGTTCGATCGAGTGCTTGGCGGTGGACTGGTTGCCGGTGGCGTCGTCCTCCTCGGCGGGGATCCCGGAATCGGCAAATCAACGCTTTTGCTGGAGGTGGTCGCGCGGGTCGCCAACCGTTACGGGGCGCTCTATGTCACCGGCGAGGAATCGCTGCAGCAGGTGGGGCTGCGCGCCGAGCGCCTCGGAGTGGGCGATGCCGGGCTGAAACTGCTCGCCGAGACCCGCGTCGAGACCATTATCGAGCTCGCTGCCCGCGAGCGTCCCGAGGTGCTGGTGGTCGATTCCATCCAGACGATTCACAGCGATGCGCTGGGCTCCGCGCCGGGCGGCGTCGCGCAGGTCCGCGAGTCCGCCGCGCAGCTGGTGCAGTTCGCCAAGCGGACCGGGACCGTGCTGTTCCTCGTCGGCCATGTCACCAAGGAAGGCCAGCTTGCCGGCCCCCGGGTGCTCGAGCACATGGTCGATACGGTGCTGTATTTCGAGAGTGATTCGGGCAGCCGGTATCGATTGCTGCGCGCGGTCAAGAACCGCTTCGGCGCGGCCAATGAACTGGGCGTATTCGCGATGCTGGATACGGGGCTCAAAGAGGTCAAAAACCCGTCCGCCATCTTCCTCTCCCGCCATGAGCAGCCCGTGCCCGGGAGTGCCATCCTCGTTACCCGCGAGGGAACCCGTCCGTTGCTGCTCGAATTGCAGGCGCTGGTGGCAGAGAGCCCGCTGTCCAATCCACGCCGACTGGCGGTGGGACTGGATGGCAATCGCATGGGCATGCTGCTCGCCGTGCTCCAGCGCCATGCCGGTATCAGTACGGCGGGCGAGGACGTGTTCGTGAATATCGTTGGCGGAGTCCGGGTTGCCGAGACGGCGAGTGACCTGCCCGCGCTGCTCGCCGTCATTTCGAGCCTTCGGGATCGTCCCATCCCCCAGGACTGGGTGGTTTTCGGTGAAGTCGGCCTGGCCGGTGAGATTCGGCCGGTTCCCAATGGCGCCGATCGCCTGGCGGAGGCGGCGCGACACGGATTTCGTCGGGCCCTGGTACCGGCGAAAAACCGCCCGGCGACCGGAGAGGCCCCGAGTGGACTGGAGATCATGGGTGTCGAGCGCCTCGAGGAGGCTCTCGATCTGATTCGCGAGGCCGATTAG
- the priB gene encoding primosomal replication protein N: MELTGWLVDAAELRHSPAGVPIARGLIEHESQQTEAGASRPIRFRVGVSAAGTPLAERLTDLPVGASIRVSGYMRRSRQRTPETDPIIISISRFERLQTTD, from the coding sequence GTGGAACTTACCGGTTGGCTCGTGGATGCGGCAGAGCTGCGTCACTCGCCGGCCGGAGTGCCGATCGCCCGGGGACTGATCGAGCACGAATCGCAACAGACCGAGGCGGGCGCCTCGCGGCCCATCCGATTTCGGGTGGGCGTCAGCGCAGCCGGGACGCCGTTGGCCGAACGGCTGACAGACCTGCCGGTTGGCGCCAGCATTCGAGTCAGCGGTTACATGCGTCGCTCACGCCAGCGGACCCCCGAGACCGACCCGATTATTATCAGTATCAGTCGCTTCGAGCGGCTGCAGACGACCGACTAG
- a CDS encoding DEAD/DEAH box helicase produces MTFDDFGLQTELLDAVKDSGYNTPTSIQEQAIPEVLNGRDLLGAAQTGTGKTAAFTLPLLQRLAARKPEGKRRPVRLLIIAPTRELAAQIHESVKQYGANLPLRSGVVFGGVGMQPQIDRLRKGVDILIATPGRLLDHLNRDNLRLDRVESVVLDEADRMLDMGFIHDIRKVLKQIPENRQTLLFSATFSKEIRQLASGMLKNPVEIDVAPTHSAADTVEQSVYRLDKAQKRPLLSRLIREGDWQQVLVFTRTKHGANNLSKQLDQDGLSTAAIHGNKSQTARTQALDGFKKGRVRVLVATDIAARGLDIDQLPHVVNFDMPHVAEDYVHRIGRTGRAGNTGEAISLVAPDENKLLKGVERLLKRSLKRADAVA; encoded by the coding sequence ATGACATTTGATGATTTCGGTCTTCAGACCGAGCTGCTCGACGCCGTTAAGGACTCGGGCTACAACACCCCCACCTCAATCCAGGAACAGGCTATTCCGGAAGTCCTCAACGGCAGGGACCTGCTTGGCGCCGCCCAGACCGGCACGGGCAAGACCGCAGCCTTCACCCTGCCCCTGCTGCAGCGCCTCGCCGCGCGCAAGCCGGAGGGCAAGCGTCGACCGGTCCGGCTACTGATCATCGCCCCGACGCGGGAGCTGGCGGCGCAGATCCACGAGAGCGTCAAACAGTACGGCGCCAACCTGCCGCTGCGCTCGGGCGTCGTCTTTGGTGGCGTCGGCATGCAGCCGCAGATCGACCGCCTGCGCAAGGGCGTGGACATCCTCATCGCGACACCGGGACGGCTGCTCGACCACCTGAACCGCGACAATCTGCGCCTCGATCGCGTCGAGAGCGTCGTACTGGACGAGGCCGACCGCATGCTCGACATGGGTTTCATTCACGATATCCGCAAGGTTCTGAAACAGATCCCGGAGAATCGCCAGACGTTGCTTTTCTCGGCAACGTTCTCGAAAGAGATCCGCCAGCTCGCGTCCGGCATGCTGAAAAACCCGGTCGAGATCGACGTCGCCCCGACGCACAGCGCCGCGGATACGGTGGAACAGTCGGTCTACCGCCTCGACAAGGCGCAGAAGCGTCCCCTGCTCAGCCGCCTGATCCGCGAGGGCGACTGGCAGCAGGTCCTGGTATTTACCCGCACCAAGCATGGCGCCAACAACCTGAGCAAGCAGCTCGACCAGGATGGTCTGAGTACGGCCGCCATTCACGGCAACAAGAGCCAGACGGCGCGGACCCAGGCACTGGACGGCTTCAAGAAAGGTCGGGTTCGCGTGCTTGTGGCGACGGACATCGCCGCCCGGGGACTGGACATCGATCAGTTGCCGCACGTGGTCAACTTCGACATGCCCCATGTCGCCGAGGATTACGTCCATCGGATCGGCCGCACGGGACGGGCAGGCAACACAGGCGAGGCCATCTCACTGGTCGCACCGGATGAGAACAAGCTGCTGAAGGGCGTCGAGCGTTTGCTCAAGCGCTCGCTGAAGCGCGCCGACGCGGTGGCCTGA
- the alr gene encoding alanine racemase produces the protein MSRVARATIRLDALHHNLGVARQQIPDANVMAVLKADAYGHGLLPVAHELAAATDGYAVSCLEEALPLRLAGLMHRIILLEGFFDADEIPVFSARRLDAVIHQPWQIEALAEADIPAPIDCWLKVDTGMGRLGFSPDEAADALARLKSLPAVGTIRWMTHLASADEPDNPLTGVQTERFGAMVDGAHEASLPNSAATLRGLEPYGDWIRPGIMLYGASPFEDTSVHPPLQPVMTLEAALVSVKWLPAGHGVGYGGRFACPEAMPVGVISIGYGDGYPRHAPDGTPVLIAGQRCPLIGRVSMDMVMVDLRNVPQARVGDRAILWGSNPRATAVATACGTISYELFCRLTPRVERVYRRGATHGEG, from the coding sequence GTGAGTCGTGTCGCGCGGGCAACCATTCGGCTCGACGCCCTGCACCACAACCTGGGCGTCGCCCGACAGCAGATTCCGGATGCCAACGTGATGGCAGTGCTCAAGGCCGATGCCTACGGCCATGGCCTGCTGCCCGTGGCCCACGAGCTCGCGGCGGCGACGGATGGCTACGCCGTGAGTTGCCTGGAGGAGGCGCTGCCGCTCCGCCTCGCCGGGCTCATGCATCGGATCATCCTGCTCGAGGGGTTCTTCGATGCCGACGAGATCCCGGTCTTCTCCGCCCGGCGTCTGGATGCGGTCATCCATCAGCCCTGGCAGATCGAGGCCCTTGCCGAGGCGGATATCCCGGCGCCCATCGACTGCTGGCTGAAGGTGGATACCGGCATGGGCCGGCTGGGGTTTTCGCCTGACGAGGCAGCCGACGCGCTGGCGCGACTGAAAAGCCTGCCGGCGGTGGGGACGATTCGCTGGATGACCCACCTGGCCAGTGCCGATGAGCCCGATAATCCGCTGACGGGCGTCCAGACCGAGCGCTTCGGTGCGATGGTCGACGGCGCCCACGAGGCCTCGCTGCCCAATTCCGCGGCGACACTGCGAGGGCTCGAGCCGTATGGCGACTGGATCCGTCCGGGGATCATGCTCTACGGCGCCTCGCCGTTCGAGGACACGTCCGTGCACCCACCGCTACAGCCGGTCATGACGCTCGAGGCCGCCCTTGTTTCGGTCAAATGGTTACCGGCAGGCCATGGCGTCGGCTATGGCGGTCGATTTGCCTGTCCCGAGGCGATGCCGGTCGGCGTCATCTCCATCGGCTATGGCGACGGTTATCCGCGCCATGCCCCGGATGGCACGCCGGTACTGATTGCCGGTCAGCGCTGTCCACTGATCGGCCGGGTCTCCATGGACATGGTGATGGTCGATCTGCGCAATGTGCCGCAGGCCCGTGTCGGTGATCGCGCCATCCTCTGGGGATCGAATCCGCGGGCCACGGCGGTGGCGACGGCCTGCGGCACCATTAGCTACGAGCTGTTCTGCCGGCTGACACCGCGGGTGGAACGGGTCTATCGCCGCGGAGCGACTCATGGCGAAGGCTAG
- the folD gene encoding bifunctional methylenetetrahydrofolate dehydrogenase/methenyltetrahydrofolate cyclohydrolase FolD codes for MGAQIIDGKAIAAGIRDTIQTAVTERRSNNQSIPGLAVVLVGDNSASAVYVRMKRRDCEQVGFAAQDHDLPTSTTQDELTALVDELNADPAIHGILVQLPLPDHIDAQAIIERIDPAKDVDGFHPQNVGRLVLRLPGLRSCTPHGVMTLLEHTDTDLVGAHAVVIGQSNIVGRPMALELLNARCTVTVCHSRTRDLQDQVAQADVLVAAVGRTAFIPGDWIKPGATVIDVGINRQEDGRLVGDVEADGAMQRAGWMTPVPGGVGPLTRATLLENTLEATRQLDG; via the coding sequence ATGGGCGCACAGATCATCGATGGCAAGGCGATTGCCGCCGGCATCCGAGACACCATCCAGACCGCGGTCACCGAGCGCCGCAGCAATAATCAGTCAATCCCGGGCCTCGCCGTCGTGCTGGTGGGTGACAATTCGGCATCGGCCGTCTACGTGCGCATGAAGCGTCGCGACTGCGAGCAGGTAGGATTTGCCGCGCAGGATCACGACCTGCCGACGTCCACCACGCAGGACGAACTGACGGCCCTGGTCGACGAGCTGAACGCCGACCCGGCGATCCACGGCATTCTTGTGCAGCTGCCGCTACCGGATCATATCGATGCCCAGGCGATCATCGAGCGGATCGATCCGGCCAAGGACGTCGACGGTTTTCACCCGCAGAATGTCGGCCGCCTGGTCCTGCGACTGCCCGGCCTGCGCTCCTGCACGCCCCACGGGGTGATGACACTGCTCGAGCACACCGACACCGATCTCGTCGGCGCGCATGCCGTGGTCATCGGCCAGTCCAATATCGTCGGCCGTCCGATGGCGCTGGAATTGCTCAACGCGCGTTGCACGGTGACGGTCTGCCACAGTCGAACGCGTGATCTGCAGGACCAGGTCGCACAGGCCGACGTGCTCGTTGCCGCCGTGGGGCGGACTGCCTTCATTCCCGGCGACTGGATCAAGCCCGGCGCCACGGTGATCGACGTGGGGATCAATCGTCAGGAAGACGGTCGCCTGGTCGGCGATGTGGAGGCCGACGGGGCAATGCAGCGCGCGGGCTGGATGACGCCGGTCCCGGGCGGTGTCGGCCCCCTTACCCGGGCCACGCTGCTGGAAAACACCCTCGAGGCCACCCGGCAACTCGACGGCTAA
- the rnr gene encoding ribonuclease R has product MTENKTETVDPSRDPFLGREKEKYESPVPSREYITQQLEAQARPLSRKDLAELFELTDEDALEGLRRRLKAMERDGQLVRNRRNGYVVVDNEELVRGRIRSSPDGSGVVHPDRPGPNVYLAPREMHRLLNRDRVVVRLTGDDDDGRPTGELVEIIEHANQEIAGRYHEESGIGFVIPNNKRLNQDLIIPAADVNGANHGELVTAEVVKQPSQRRQPIGRIVEVFGTSIAPGDEVAVAARTHGIPVEWPDEVTDAAAQFGDEVPEAAKQGRKDLRKTPLVTIDGADARDFDDAVYCEPTASGWKLIVAIADVAAYVTSGSALDNEAAERGNSCYFPRNVVPMLPENLSNGLCSLNPGVDRLCMVCEMQIDKEGKLKRSQFYNGVMNSAARLTYEDVDAIHNERDPSLLREHEAILKHIEDLYAVFGAMRIDRQKRGAIDFNTNESVIEFDNAGQVADVHPAERTNAHRLIEECMVKANVATARFLRRHRIPALYRVHEPPAEQRLKNLREFLAQTGLTLGGGDEPTTKDFAALMETVKERPDRHFIESIMLRSMMAAEYRPDNAGHFGLALDAYAHFTSPIRRYPDLIVHRAIKHVVSKQPVEAFEYTEDQLVTVGEHCSMTDRRAEEATRDALMTLKCRFMANRLGEEFSGVISGVTSFGLFVELDGLYVDGLIHITNLEQDFFHFDAIGHRLVGERTGKEYRLTDRIRVRLAQVNVDDGKIDFDPIAHPLGPDGEVLPQSESRGPASRDGDKDKGKRKGQSRNRNGESRSRRRRR; this is encoded by the coding sequence ATGACAGAAAACAAGACTGAAACCGTTGACCCGTCCCGGGACCCGTTCCTTGGACGCGAGAAAGAAAAGTACGAATCCCCGGTGCCAAGCCGGGAGTACATCACCCAGCAGCTCGAGGCCCAGGCCCGGCCCCTGTCCCGCAAAGACCTGGCGGAGCTGTTCGAGCTGACCGACGAAGACGCCCTCGAGGGTCTGCGCCGCCGCCTCAAGGCGATGGAGCGTGATGGCCAGCTGGTTCGCAACCGGCGCAACGGCTACGTGGTCGTCGATAACGAGGAGCTCGTTCGCGGCCGCATCCGCTCGTCACCTGATGGCTCGGGGGTGGTGCATCCGGATCGTCCCGGTCCCAATGTCTACCTGGCACCGCGTGAGATGCACCGGCTGCTCAACCGTGACCGGGTCGTCGTCCGGCTGACCGGTGATGATGACGATGGCCGGCCCACCGGCGAGCTCGTCGAGATCATCGAGCACGCCAACCAGGAGATCGCCGGGCGCTATCACGAAGAAAGCGGCATCGGCTTCGTCATTCCCAACAACAAACGCCTGAATCAGGATCTGATTATCCCCGCCGCGGACGTCAATGGCGCCAACCACGGTGAGCTCGTGACCGCCGAGGTGGTCAAGCAGCCATCACAGCGGCGGCAGCCCATCGGTCGTATCGTCGAGGTGTTCGGCACGAGCATTGCGCCGGGGGACGAGGTGGCGGTGGCGGCACGGACCCATGGCATCCCCGTCGAGTGGCCGGACGAGGTCACCGACGCGGCCGCGCAATTCGGTGACGAGGTGCCGGAGGCCGCCAAGCAGGGGCGCAAGGATCTGCGCAAAACGCCGCTCGTCACCATTGATGGCGCGGATGCCCGCGATTTCGATGACGCCGTCTACTGCGAGCCCACCGCGAGTGGGTGGAAGCTGATCGTCGCAATCGCCGACGTGGCGGCCTACGTTACCTCCGGCTCGGCGCTCGATAACGAGGCCGCCGAGCGCGGCAATTCCTGCTACTTCCCGCGCAATGTCGTGCCCATGCTGCCGGAGAATCTCTCCAACGGCCTGTGCTCGCTCAATCCCGGCGTGGATCGGCTGTGCATGGTCTGCGAAATGCAGATCGACAAGGAAGGCAAGCTCAAGCGCTCGCAGTTCTACAACGGGGTCATGAACTCCGCCGCGCGCCTGACCTACGAGGATGTCGATGCCATCCACAACGAGCGCGATCCTTCGCTGCTGCGCGAGCACGAGGCTATCCTCAAGCATATCGAGGACCTGTACGCGGTTTTCGGTGCGATGCGCATCGACCGTCAGAAGCGCGGGGCCATCGATTTCAACACCAACGAGTCGGTGATCGAATTCGACAACGCCGGCCAGGTCGCGGATGTCCACCCCGCCGAGCGGACCAATGCCCATCGCCTGATCGAGGAGTGCATGGTCAAGGCCAACGTGGCCACCGCCCGGTTCCTTCGTCGGCACCGCATTCCGGCGCTCTACCGGGTCCATGAGCCGCCGGCGGAGCAGCGCCTGAAAAACCTGCGGGAGTTCCTCGCACAGACCGGGTTGACCCTGGGTGGCGGTGACGAGCCGACCACGAAGGACTTTGCCGCGTTGATGGAGACGGTGAAGGAGCGCCCGGACCGGCACTTCATCGAATCGATCATGCTGCGCTCGATGATGGCCGCCGAATATCGGCCGGATAACGCCGGGCACTTCGGCCTGGCGCTGGATGCCTACGCGCATTTCACATCGCCGATCCGCCGCTATCCCGATCTCATCGTCCATCGGGCGATCAAGCACGTCGTCTCGAAGCAGCCGGTCGAGGCATTCGAGTACACCGAGGATCAGCTGGTGACCGTCGGTGAGCACTGCTCGATGACCGACCGCCGCGCCGAAGAGGCGACGCGGGATGCGTTGATGACGCTCAAATGCCGGTTCATGGCGAATCGGCTGGGCGAGGAATTCAGCGGCGTGATCAGCGGCGTGACCTCGTTCGGCCTGTTCGTCGAGCTCGACGGGCTGTACGTGGACGGCCTGATCCACATTACCAATCTGGAGCAGGACTTCTTCCACTTCGATGCCATTGGTCATCGGCTGGTGGGGGAGCGCACGGGCAAGGAATACCGTTTGACGGATCGCATCCGGGTACGGCTCGCGCAGGTCAATGTCGACGATGGCAAGATTGACTTCGATCCGATCGCCCATCCGCTGGGCCCTGATGGCGAGGTGCTACCGCAGTCCGAGAGCCGGGGGCCAGCGAGCCGTGACGGCGACAAGGACAAGGGAAAGCGCAAGGGGCAGTCGCGCAACCGCAACGGTGAGTCGCGCAGTCGCCGCCGGCGTCGATGA
- the dnaB gene encoding replicative DNA helicase, giving the protein MVEPGNVSAAEALKVPPHSIEAEQAVLGGLMLDNNAWDQIADRVSETDFYRRDHRLIFRALDALAESGQPMDAVTLSEWLKTNDSLESAGGLGYLGLLARDTPSAANIRAYADIVREQSVLRQLIEAGTEVANSGFNPEGQSSADLLDTAERHIFQIAEQSGRNRRGFVGVRDVLPDVVDRIDTLYHQDSDVTGLPTGFTDLDRLTSGLQNGDLVIVAGRPSMGKTTFAMNIAESAALQSGPPTAVFSMEMPADALAMRMLSSLGRVELQKIRSGRLSDDDWPRLTSTMNLLSQANLFIDDTPGLTPTEMRARCRRLKREHGIGLVLVDYLQLMQLPGFKENRAAEISQISRALKGMAKELGVPVMVLSQLNRSLEQRPNKRPIMSDLRESGAIEQDADVIVFIYRDEVYNEESPDAGTAEIIVGKQRNGPVGNVRLTFLGQYTRFENFIADAGYGGGGWQ; this is encoded by the coding sequence ATGGTCGAGCCCGGCAACGTTTCGGCGGCGGAGGCCCTCAAGGTCCCGCCGCATTCCATCGAGGCGGAGCAGGCCGTGCTCGGTGGCCTCATGCTGGACAACAACGCCTGGGATCAGATTGCCGACCGCGTCAGCGAGACGGATTTCTACCGTCGCGATCATCGGCTGATCTTCCGGGCGCTCGACGCGCTGGCGGAGTCCGGGCAGCCCATGGACGCCGTCACCCTCTCGGAGTGGCTCAAGACCAACGATTCGCTGGAGAGCGCCGGTGGGCTCGGTTACCTGGGGCTGCTCGCCCGGGATACACCCAGCGCCGCCAACATCCGCGCCTACGCCGATATCGTCCGCGAGCAGTCGGTGCTCCGCCAGCTCATCGAGGCGGGGACCGAGGTCGCCAACAGCGGCTTCAATCCCGAGGGACAGAGCTCGGCGGACCTGCTCGACACGGCCGAGCGGCATATCTTTCAGATCGCCGAGCAGTCCGGCCGCAATCGCCGCGGTTTTGTCGGCGTGCGTGACGTCCTCCCCGACGTCGTCGATCGGATCGATACGCTCTATCACCAGGACAGTGACGTCACGGGGCTGCCGACCGGGTTCACTGATCTCGATCGTCTGACCTCCGGGCTACAGAACGGCGATCTCGTCATCGTCGCCGGCCGGCCGTCGATGGGAAAGACCACGTTCGCCATGAATATCGCCGAGTCCGCGGCCCTCCAGAGCGGCCCGCCGACGGCGGTGTTCAGCATGGAGATGCCTGCCGACGCGCTGGCCATGCGGATGCTCTCGTCACTGGGCCGGGTAGAGCTGCAGAAGATCCGCTCCGGGCGGCTGAGCGACGACGACTGGCCGCGTCTGACCAGCACCATGAACCTGCTCTCGCAGGCGAACCTGTTCATCGACGATACCCCCGGCCTGACGCCGACCGAGATGCGGGCGCGTTGCCGGCGACTCAAGCGCGAACACGGGATTGGACTGGTGCTGGTGGACTATCTCCAGCTCATGCAGCTGCCCGGTTTCAAGGAAAACCGCGCCGCGGAGATCTCGCAGATCTCCCGGGCGCTGAAGGGCATGGCTAAGGAGCTGGGTGTGCCGGTGATGGTGCTCTCGCAGCTCAACCGAAGCCTCGAGCAGCGCCCCAACAAGCGGCCGATCATGTCCGATCTACGCGAATCGGGAGCGATTGAGCAGGATGCAGACGTTATCGTCTTCATCTACCGCGACGAGGTCTATAACGAGGAGAGCCCCGACGCCGGGACGGCCGAGATCATCGTCGGCAAGCAGCGTAACGGGCCGGTCGGCAACGTCCGGCTTACCTTCCTCGGTCAGTACACGCGCTTCGAGAACTTTATCGCCGATGCCGGTTACGGGGGCGGTGGCTGGCAGTGA